A region of Lichenibacterium dinghuense DNA encodes the following proteins:
- a CDS encoding usg protein, with translation MGSARDVSPDFIRQLAGYGLTTAEILYHLPDHPGLLQSYVWQAYDLAPGFPALTKFLQFWRDTLDGALHSVRVGHSGLIRPAEIALVGPEFRLQ, from the coding sequence ATGGGATCGGCACGCGACGTCTCACCCGACTTCATCCGCCAGCTCGCCGGCTACGGCCTCACCACGGCGGAGATCCTGTACCACCTGCCGGATCACCCCGGCCTGCTCCAGAGCTACGTGTGGCAGGCCTACGACCTCGCACCTGGCTTCCCGGCCCTGACGAAGTTCCTGCAGTTCTGGCGCGATACGCTCGACGGCGCGCTCCACTCGGTGCGGGTGGGCCATTCCGGGCTGATCAGGCCCGCCGAGATCGCGCTGGTGGGGCCGGAGTTCCGGCTGCAGTGA
- a CDS encoding DoxX family protein — translation MSNLLHDLVAFLTGETADYTALGAARYVVILAFYALVVCSVLLLAINLRQERAQRSGALLWLWIVRVLVGCMWFQALLGTLPFGTGNSLYAWTQQAGGRAAFPRVGQFINDTLLTHFTVFDPVVFLVEFVLAAALILGLFVRLAGLCTFLAGALLFLGVYGQRPGDPAVWPWGFVFLALLGGSLAVSGAGRALGADAWIRRNVASVRDRRAAGWPLRLLT, via the coding sequence ATGTCGAACCTGCTGCACGACCTCGTCGCCTTCCTGACGGGCGAGACGGCCGACTACACGGCGCTCGGCGCCGCCAGATACGTCGTCATCCTCGCCTTCTACGCGCTGGTCGTGTGCAGCGTGCTGCTGCTCGCGATCAACCTCCGGCAGGAGCGGGCGCAACGCAGCGGGGCGCTGCTGTGGCTGTGGATCGTCCGGGTGCTGGTGGGCTGCATGTGGTTCCAGGCCCTCCTGGGCACGCTGCCCTTCGGCACCGGCAACAGCCTCTACGCCTGGACGCAGCAGGCGGGCGGCCGCGCGGCCTTCCCGCGCGTGGGGCAGTTCATCAACGACACGCTGCTGACGCATTTCACGGTCTTCGACCCCGTCGTGTTCCTGGTCGAGTTCGTCCTCGCCGCGGCCCTCATCCTCGGGCTCTTCGTGCGGCTCGCGGGGCTCTGCACCTTCCTGGCCGGCGCGCTCCTGTTCCTCGGCGTCTACGGTCAGCGCCCGGGCGACCCGGCCGTGTGGCCCTGGGGCTTCGTCTTCCTCGCCCTGCTGGGCGGGAGCCTCGCGGTGTCGGGCGCTGGCCGCGCGCTCGGCGCCGACGCCTGGATCCGACGCAACGTCGCGTCCGTGCGGGACCGGCGCGCCGCGGGCTGGCCGCTGCGCCTCCTGACCTGA
- the maiA gene encoding maleylacetoacetate isomerase: MTHDTTGDLVEDRGAFSIYGHWRSNAMYRLRVALALKGVSYREIPVDIDAGEQRSPEFLARNPMGAVPALVEDGLPPLTQSLALLEYVEERFPQRPLLPADARGRARVRSIACDVACDTHPLIVPRVRKYATTTLGLDQDAWRAWAAHWVGTGMESLEAKLKASPDTGRYCHGDSITIADICASGMAMIGRIFKLDLPATPTLTAILDRCMEDPAFAEAEASRQPGAPQG; encoded by the coding sequence ATGACTCACGACACGACGGGCGACCTGGTCGAGGACCGGGGCGCGTTCAGCATCTACGGCCATTGGCGCTCCAACGCCATGTACAGGCTGCGCGTGGCGCTGGCCCTCAAGGGAGTGAGCTACCGCGAGATCCCCGTCGACATCGACGCGGGCGAGCAGCGCTCGCCGGAGTTCCTGGCCCGCAACCCGATGGGGGCCGTGCCGGCACTGGTCGAGGACGGGTTGCCGCCGCTGACGCAGTCCCTGGCGCTGCTCGAATACGTCGAGGAGCGGTTCCCGCAGCGGCCTTTGCTGCCGGCGGACGCGCGCGGCCGGGCGCGGGTGCGCTCCATCGCCTGCGACGTGGCCTGCGACACGCACCCGCTGATCGTGCCGCGGGTGCGCAAATATGCCACGACCACGCTCGGGCTCGACCAGGACGCCTGGCGCGCCTGGGCGGCCCACTGGGTCGGCACCGGCATGGAGAGCCTGGAAGCCAAGCTGAAGGCCAGCCCCGACACGGGCCGCTACTGCCACGGCGACAGCATCACCATCGCGGACATCTGCGCCTCCGGCATGGCGATGATCGGCCGCATCTTCAAGCTCGACCTGCCGGCGACGCCGACGCTGACGGCGATCCTCGACCGCTGCATGGAGGATCCGGCCTTCGCGGAGGCGGAGGCGTCGCGCCAGCCCGGCGCGCCGCAGGGCTGA
- a CDS encoding catalase family protein, which yields MTIAAPAHPVRYRPDLEQPEPDEAQVTRDIIAQFNKIEGTVFKDTGHAERGVHAKSHGLLRAEMRVLGGLPDALAQGVFARPGTHPVIMRLSTNPGDVLDDSVSTPRGLAVKVIGVEGERLPDAAGANQDFVMANAPAFSAGTPKQFLRSLKPLAASTDTPQVLKKVFSAALRGVESVVEAAGGKSATLISLGGHPETHILGETFYSQVPILYGDYVAKVCVRPASPDVKRLTDAPLNVNGKPNGLRDAVTAFFAEHTAEWDLCVQLNTSTDTMPVEDASVVWPEDESPYVPVARITAGPQVAWDEAKHERIDDRMSFSPWHGIAAHRPLGAIMRVRKAIYEASSSFRAEANGVTLEEPKRDEGIAA from the coding sequence ATGACCATCGCGGCCCCTGCCCACCCCGTCCGCTACCGGCCCGACCTCGAGCAGCCCGAGCCCGACGAAGCGCAGGTGACGCGGGACATCATCGCCCAGTTCAACAAGATCGAGGGGACGGTGTTCAAGGACACGGGCCACGCCGAGCGCGGCGTCCACGCCAAGAGCCACGGGCTCCTGCGGGCCGAGATGCGCGTGCTCGGCGGCCTGCCCGACGCCCTCGCTCAGGGCGTCTTCGCCCGGCCCGGCACCCATCCGGTGATCATGCGGCTGTCGACCAACCCCGGCGACGTGCTCGACGACAGCGTGTCGACCCCCCGCGGCCTCGCGGTGAAGGTCATCGGGGTCGAGGGCGAGCGCCTGCCCGACGCCGCGGGCGCGAACCAGGACTTCGTGATGGCCAACGCGCCCGCCTTCTCGGCCGGCACGCCGAAGCAGTTCCTGAGAAGCCTGAAGCCGCTCGCCGCCTCGACCGACACGCCGCAGGTGCTGAAGAAGGTCTTCTCGGCCGCCCTGCGCGGGGTGGAGAGCGTGGTCGAGGCCGCGGGCGGCAAGAGCGCGACGCTGATCTCGCTCGGCGGCCATCCCGAGACGCACATCCTCGGCGAGACTTTCTATAGCCAGGTGCCGATCCTGTACGGGGACTACGTCGCCAAGGTCTGCGTGCGCCCGGCCTCGCCCGACGTGAAGCGCCTCACCGACGCGCCGCTGAACGTCAACGGCAAGCCCAACGGGCTGCGCGACGCCGTCACGGCCTTCTTCGCCGAGCACACGGCGGAGTGGGACCTCTGCGTGCAGCTCAACACCTCGACCGACACGATGCCGGTCGAGGACGCCTCCGTGGTCTGGCCCGAGGACGAGAGCCCCTACGTGCCGGTGGCCCGCATCACCGCGGGGCCGCAGGTGGCCTGGGACGAGGCCAAGCACGAGCGCATCGACGATCGCATGTCCTTCAGCCCCTGGCACGGGATCGCGGCGCACCGGCCCCTCGGCGCCATCATGCGCGTGCGCAAGGCCATCTACGAGGCCTCATCGAGCTTCCGCGCGGAGGCCAACGGCGTCACACTGGAGGAACCCAAGCGGGACGAGGGCATCGCGGCATGA
- a CDS encoding response regulator, protein MRVLLVEDDAELAAGVAAVLKRENFAVDVARNGEDAQHLGETESFDAAVLDLGLPKVDGITVLKGWRKAGCKLPVLVLTARDGWSDKVEGFKAGADDYLTKPFRVEEVVLRLRALIRRSEGHAESRVSCGPLTFDAQLGTFELDGLPLRLTGLEWRVLACLTLRKEVVVERANLIERVYDGDAEVDSNSVEVIVGRLRRKIGHDMIETVRGRGYRLTAGAT, encoded by the coding sequence ATGCGCGTGCTGCTGGTCGAAGACGACGCCGAGCTCGCCGCGGGCGTGGCGGCGGTGCTCAAGCGCGAGAACTTCGCGGTCGACGTCGCCCGCAACGGCGAGGACGCCCAGCACCTCGGCGAGACGGAAAGCTTCGACGCCGCCGTGCTCGACCTCGGGCTGCCCAAGGTCGACGGCATCACGGTCCTGAAGGGCTGGCGCAAGGCCGGCTGCAAGCTGCCCGTCCTCGTGCTGACGGCGCGAGACGGCTGGTCCGACAAGGTCGAGGGCTTCAAGGCCGGTGCGGACGACTACCTCACCAAGCCGTTCCGCGTGGAGGAGGTGGTGCTGCGCCTGCGCGCCCTGATCCGCCGCTCGGAGGGCCACGCCGAGTCGCGCGTCAGCTGCGGCCCGCTCACCTTCGACGCGCAGCTCGGCACGTTCGAGCTCGACGGGCTCCCCCTGCGCCTCACGGGCCTCGAATGGCGCGTGCTCGCCTGCCTGACGCTCCGCAAGGAGGTCGTCGTCGAGCGCGCGAACCTGATCGAGCGCGTCTACGACGGCGACGCCGAGGTCGACTCCAACTCGGTCGAGGTCATCGTCGGCCGTCTGCGCCGCAAGATCGGCCACGACATGATCGAGACCGTTCGGGGCCGCGGCTATCGGCTGACGGCCGGCGCGACGTGA
- a CDS encoding sugar-binding protein has product MKSLLLAAVAVASLMGTARAADTFALIPKGMDNPYFDLSRDGCMAEAKKIGVTCIYKGPATHEPATEVQIMQDFITQGVQGIAISVADADSVTGVIKQARDANIPVITFDADAPNSARQAYVGTDNKEMGRELGRQLIKVHPQPSTFATQSGGPAAENLNERLAGLYEVLKGAGWTEVKGSPAFCNDDAALAAQQLTDFATANPDIGAIIPVGGWALFAPKAYKGYVDANMDKVKAGKFPLVMPDTLPVELQLLKEGYAQVLVGQRPYEMGEKAMDILLKLKNGEKVPVINISGLDVVTKDNVDKFLKPAN; this is encoded by the coding sequence ATGAAGTCCCTCCTGCTGGCCGCCGTGGCCGTGGCGTCGCTGATGGGCACCGCCCGCGCCGCCGACACCTTCGCCCTGATCCCCAAGGGCATGGACAACCCCTACTTCGACCTGTCGCGCGACGGCTGCATGGCGGAAGCCAAGAAGATCGGCGTGACCTGCATCTACAAGGGCCCGGCGACGCACGAGCCGGCCACCGAGGTGCAGATCATGCAGGACTTCATCACGCAGGGCGTCCAGGGCATCGCCATCTCGGTGGCGGACGCCGATTCCGTGACGGGCGTGATCAAGCAGGCGCGCGACGCCAACATCCCGGTCATCACCTTCGACGCCGACGCCCCGAACTCGGCGCGCCAGGCCTATGTCGGCACGGACAACAAGGAGATGGGGCGCGAGCTCGGCCGCCAGCTCATCAAGGTCCATCCCCAGCCCTCGACCTTCGCCACGCAGTCGGGCGGGCCGGCGGCCGAGAACCTCAACGAGCGCCTCGCGGGCCTCTACGAGGTCCTGAAGGGCGCGGGCTGGACGGAAGTGAAGGGCTCGCCCGCCTTCTGCAACGACGATGCCGCGCTGGCGGCCCAGCAGCTCACGGATTTCGCCACCGCCAATCCGGACATCGGCGCCATCATCCCGGTCGGCGGCTGGGCGCTGTTCGCGCCGAAGGCCTACAAGGGCTACGTGGACGCCAACATGGACAAGGTGAAGGCCGGCAAGTTCCCACTCGTGATGCCCGACACGCTGCCGGTCGAGCTGCAGCTGCTCAAGGAGGGCTACGCCCAGGTGCTGGTGGGCCAGCGCCCCTACGAGATGGGCGAGAAGGCCATGGACATCCTGCTGAAGCTGAAGAACGGCGAGAAAGTGCCGGTGATCAACATTTCGGGGCTCGACGTCGTCACCAAGGACAACGTCGACAAGTTCCTGAAGCCGGCGAACTGA
- a CDS encoding DUF7168 domain-containing protein: MSTERDRLKGRIAALLAKTVQNGCTEGEALSAAAKVAELLDRHALSLTDVEIRESVCNSVAFASRHRKRVPLDACIGAIAAFCDCRVWREKTADGGVSHVFFGLPEDAAAARDLAETVDDAVRAELGRYKTSRDYARFDTRDRHTVNASFVLGMVNGIAGKLDALKAARDARHRGTGRDIAVVKTSAVDEAFAKLGLVMVEGQGGPRRLVAEGAYDAGSAAGQALKVG; encoded by the coding sequence ATGTCGACCGAACGGGATCGATTGAAGGGCCGAATCGCGGCGCTTCTGGCCAAAACCGTGCAGAACGGCTGCACCGAGGGGGAGGCCTTGTCGGCCGCCGCCAAGGTGGCGGAGCTGCTCGACCGCCACGCGCTGTCGCTCACCGACGTCGAGATCCGCGAATCGGTCTGCAACAGCGTCGCCTTCGCGTCGCGCCACCGGAAGCGCGTGCCGCTCGACGCCTGCATCGGCGCCATCGCGGCCTTCTGCGACTGCCGGGTGTGGCGCGAGAAGACCGCGGACGGCGGTGTCAGCCACGTCTTCTTCGGCCTGCCGGAGGACGCCGCAGCGGCCCGCGACCTCGCCGAGACGGTGGACGATGCCGTGCGGGCCGAACTCGGCCGCTACAAGACGAGCCGCGACTACGCGCGCTTCGACACGCGCGACCGCCACACCGTCAACGCCTCCTTCGTGCTCGGCATGGTGAACGGCATCGCCGGCAAGCTCGACGCCCTCAAGGCCGCGCGCGACGCCCGCCACCGCGGCACGGGGCGCGACATCGCGGTCGTGAAGACGTCGGCGGTGGACGAGGCCTTCGCCAAGCTCGGGCTCGTGATGGTGGAGGGGCAGGGCGGCCCGCGGCGCCTCGTCGCCGAAGGGGCCTACGACGCGGGGAGCGCGGCGGGACAAGCGTTGAAGGTGGGGTGA
- a CDS encoding MucR family transcriptional regulator, which translates to MSGDSNGMRMIELATDIVAAYVAHNAVPASDLPTLIKAVHDSLDRVQAGPVAEPVVEPQQPAVAIKKSVTDDYIVCLEDGRKFKSLKRHLQSAYGMSPEQYRAKWNLPRDYPMVAPAYANKRSELARRIGLGRKVEG; encoded by the coding sequence ATGAGCGGAGACAGCAACGGGATGCGGATGATCGAGCTCGCGACCGACATCGTGGCCGCCTACGTGGCCCACAATGCCGTTCCGGCGAGTGATCTGCCGACCCTCATCAAGGCTGTTCATGATTCGCTCGACCGCGTGCAGGCGGGACCCGTCGCGGAACCCGTGGTAGAGCCGCAGCAGCCCGCGGTCGCCATCAAGAAATCCGTCACCGACGACTACATCGTATGCCTGGAGGACGGACGGAAGTTCAAGTCGCTGAAGCGCCACCTGCAGTCGGCCTACGGCATGTCGCCCGAGCAGTACCGCGCCAAGTGGAATCTCCCGCGCGACTACCCGATGGTGGCGCCCGCCTACGCCAACAAGCGTTCCGAGCTCGCCCGCCGCATCGGCCTCGGCCGCAAGGTCGAGGGCTGA
- a CDS encoding sensor histidine kinase has translation MTPPHLRTRRPRSLRARLALGAVLLVVGAVVATGLVDALTLRRFMEGQIDSRLDTQINTVTAALGVAPDGRLALRHDVEGPPFDRPGSGWSWEVLSGTEVVARSGSLRPADRLPPPPDGAPPPAPDRPRPPRPGTGFGPDGEMLRLRSSEARVGPLLATVLAAAPLAALTDPLRDVLVNLTFTLALLGAALVGAALVQVRVGLEPLRRLQRDLAAVRAGRIERIPRPQPAEVAPLVAEVNALLDENAENLARARRHVANLAHGLKTPLATLAVKLDASAGDPDGQLGHLVSLMDRRIRHHLGRARAAALGGTSRVRTDLAPRVDDLAAALPKIYADRGIACQVSVPSDLALACDAQDLDEMLGNLMDNAFKWARSGVRVTARAEDRAAVVAVEDDGPGLPDGAVQEAMRPGRRLDEASPGHGFGLPIARELAELSGGGLRLGRSGMGGLGAELTLPLAES, from the coding sequence GTGACGCCCCCGCATCTCCGAACGCGCCGCCCGCGCTCGCTGCGGGCACGGCTGGCGCTCGGCGCCGTGCTGCTCGTGGTCGGCGCCGTGGTGGCGACCGGCCTCGTCGACGCGCTGACGCTGCGCCGCTTCATGGAGGGGCAGATCGACAGCCGCCTCGACACGCAGATCAACACCGTGACGGCGGCGCTCGGCGTCGCGCCGGACGGGCGGCTCGCGCTGCGCCACGACGTCGAGGGGCCGCCCTTCGACCGGCCGGGCTCGGGCTGGTCCTGGGAGGTGCTGTCCGGCACGGAGGTCGTGGCGCGCTCGGGGTCGCTCCGCCCGGCGGACCGCCTGCCGCCTCCGCCGGACGGCGCGCCTCCCCCGGCGCCGGACCGGCCGAGGCCCCCACGGCCGGGCACGGGGTTCGGCCCGGACGGCGAGATGCTGCGCCTCCGGTCGAGCGAGGCGCGTGTCGGCCCGCTGCTCGCCACAGTGCTGGCCGCGGCGCCGCTCGCGGCCCTGACCGACCCGCTGCGCGACGTGCTGGTCAACCTCACCTTCACGCTGGCGCTGCTCGGCGCGGCGCTCGTCGGCGCCGCGCTGGTGCAGGTGCGGGTGGGGCTGGAGCCGCTGCGGCGCCTCCAGCGCGACCTCGCCGCGGTCCGGGCCGGCCGCATCGAGCGCATCCCTCGCCCCCAGCCGGCCGAGGTCGCCCCGCTGGTCGCCGAGGTGAACGCGCTGCTCGACGAGAATGCCGAGAACCTGGCCCGCGCGCGCCGCCACGTCGCGAACCTCGCGCACGGCCTGAAGACGCCGCTGGCCACGCTGGCGGTGAAGCTCGACGCCTCGGCGGGCGACCCCGACGGGCAGCTCGGCCACCTCGTGTCCCTGATGGACCGGCGCATCCGCCACCACCTCGGCCGGGCGCGGGCCGCCGCGCTCGGCGGCACGTCGCGCGTCCGCACAGACCTCGCGCCCCGCGTGGACGACCTCGCGGCGGCGCTGCCGAAGATCTACGCCGACCGCGGCATCGCCTGCCAGGTGTCGGTGCCGTCGGACCTCGCCCTCGCCTGCGACGCGCAGGACCTCGACGAGATGCTGGGCAACCTGATGGACAACGCCTTCAAGTGGGCCCGGTCGGGCGTGCGCGTGACGGCGCGCGCGGAGGATCGCGCCGCGGTGGTCGCGGTCGAGGACGACGGGCCGGGCCTGCCGGACGGCGCCGTCCAGGAGGCGATGCGGCCCGGCCGGCGCCTCGACGAGGCGTCGCCGGGCCACGGCTTCGGCCTGCCGATCGCGCGCGAGCTCGCAGAGCTGTCCGGCGGCGGGCTCAGGCTCGGCCGGTCGGGGATGGGCGGCCTCGGCGCGGAGCTGACGCTGCCGCTGGCGGAGAGCTGA
- the metH gene encoding methionine synthase, with amino-acid sequence MSQDIDALFGTSAGRTREGRQDGAEILAALTAAARERILVLDGAMGTQIQGLNYEEHHFRGHRFQACECHLKGNNDLLTLTQPEAIEAIHYAYAKAGADIVETNTFSSTTIAQADYGMEDAVYELNRDGARLAKRALLRAEREDGRRRFVAGALGPTNRTASISPDVNDPGFRAVTFDDLRVAYAEQVRGLIDGGADIILIETIFDTLNAKAAYFATHEVFEETGIRLPVMISGTITDLSGRTLSGQTPTAFWNALSHAKPFTIGLNCALGAEAMRPHLAELSAAAGTFVCAYPNAGLPNEFGLYDETPEMMAAQIAGFADEGLVNVVGGCCGSTPEHIRAIAEAVRGKAPRALPDIAPIMRLSGLEPFALTTEIPFVNVGERTNVTGSARFRKLIKEGDLVAALDVARDQVANGAQIIDVNMDEGLIDSEKAMIDFLNLVAAEPDIARVPVMIDSSKFSVIEAGLKRVQGKAIVNSISMKEGEEAFLKAARTVRAYGAAVVVMAFDEQGQADTLERKKEICARAYKLLVEDGFPPEDIVFDPNVFAVATGIEEHDGYGVAFIEAVRFIRTELPHAHVSGGVSNLSFSFRGNEPVREAMHAVFLYHAVQAGMDMGIVNAGQLAVYASIDPELREACEDVVLNRRAEGTERLLAVAERFRGAKGQEAKAQDLTWRERPVAERLSHALVNGITEYVEADVEEARLAAERPLHVIEGPLMDGMNTVGDLFGAGKMFLPQVVKSARVMKQAVAHLLPHMEAEKAAGGGTERASAGRILMATVKGDVHDIGKNIVGVVLACNNYEVIDIGVMVPAAKILEVAREKQVDVIGLSGLITPSLDEMVHVASEMERQKFRVPLLIGGATTSRVHTAVKVAPRYTSGQAVYVTDASRAVGVVSSLLSPDNRDAFVERTRDEYRRVAAAHAKSEADKQRLPLAKARANRLAIDWSGYEAPVPSFLGTRTFETYDLADLARFIDWTPFFSTWELKGRYPAILDHETQGPAARALFDDAQAMLAKIVAEGWFRPKAVVGFWPAEAVGDDIRVFTDEARDEEAATFYTLRQQLSKGGGRASLALADFVAPRESGVGDYVGGFVVTAGMEEEVLSERFTRANDDYSSIMVKALADRFAEAFAEAMHQRVRKELWGYARAEQFEPDELIGEPYRGIRPAPGYPSQPDHTEKATLFRLLDAEAKAGVRLTESFAMWPGSSVSGLYLAHPEAHYFGVAKVERDQVEDYALRKNMRVGEVERWLGPILNYVPGGAEPLPQAAE; translated from the coding sequence ATGAGTCAGGACATCGACGCCCTGTTCGGGACGAGCGCGGGCCGCACCCGCGAGGGCCGGCAGGACGGCGCCGAGATCCTGGCCGCGCTGACGGCCGCCGCGCGCGAGCGCATCTTGGTGCTCGACGGCGCCATGGGCACGCAGATCCAGGGCCTCAATTACGAGGAGCACCACTTCCGCGGCCACCGCTTCCAGGCCTGCGAGTGCCACCTCAAGGGCAACAACGACCTCCTGACGCTCACGCAGCCCGAGGCCATCGAGGCGATCCACTACGCCTACGCCAAGGCCGGCGCCGACATCGTCGAGACCAACACCTTTTCGTCGACCACCATCGCCCAGGCTGATTACGGCATGGAGGACGCGGTCTACGAGCTGAACCGCGACGGCGCGCGTTTGGCCAAGCGCGCCCTGCTGCGCGCCGAGCGCGAGGACGGCCGCCGGCGCTTCGTGGCCGGCGCGCTCGGCCCGACCAACCGCACGGCCTCCATCTCGCCCGACGTGAACGACCCCGGCTTCCGCGCCGTCACGTTCGACGATCTGCGCGTGGCCTATGCCGAGCAGGTGCGCGGCCTGATCGACGGCGGCGCCGACATCATCCTGATCGAGACGATCTTCGACACGCTGAACGCCAAGGCGGCTTACTTCGCGACCCACGAGGTGTTCGAGGAGACCGGCATCCGCCTGCCGGTGATGATCTCCGGCACGATCACGGACCTGTCGGGCCGCACCCTGTCGGGCCAGACACCGACGGCTTTCTGGAACGCGCTCAGCCACGCGAAGCCCTTCACCATCGGGCTGAACTGCGCGCTCGGCGCCGAGGCGATGCGGCCGCACCTCGCGGAGCTGTCGGCCGCGGCCGGCACCTTCGTGTGCGCCTACCCCAACGCCGGCCTGCCCAACGAATTCGGCCTCTACGACGAGACTCCCGAGATGATGGCGGCGCAGATCGCCGGCTTCGCCGACGAGGGCCTCGTCAACGTGGTCGGCGGCTGCTGCGGCTCGACGCCCGAGCACATCCGCGCCATCGCCGAGGCGGTGCGCGGCAAGGCGCCCCGCGCCCTGCCCGACATCGCGCCGATAATGCGCCTGTCGGGCCTGGAGCCCTTCGCGCTGACGACGGAGATCCCCTTCGTCAACGTCGGCGAGCGCACCAACGTCACCGGCTCGGCGCGCTTCCGCAAGCTGATCAAGGAGGGCGACCTCGTCGCCGCGCTCGACGTCGCGCGCGACCAGGTGGCCAACGGCGCCCAGATCATCGACGTCAACATGGACGAGGGCCTCATCGACTCCGAGAAGGCGATGATCGACTTCCTCAACCTCGTCGCCGCCGAGCCCGACATCGCCCGCGTGCCGGTGATGATCGACAGCTCCAAGTTCTCGGTCATCGAGGCCGGCCTCAAGCGCGTCCAGGGCAAGGCCATCGTCAACTCCATCTCCATGAAGGAGGGCGAGGAGGCCTTCCTCAAGGCGGCCCGCACGGTGCGGGCCTACGGGGCGGCGGTGGTCGTCATGGCCTTCGACGAGCAGGGCCAGGCCGACACGCTGGAGCGCAAGAAGGAGATCTGCGCCCGCGCGTACAAGCTGCTGGTCGAGGACGGCTTCCCGCCCGAGGACATCGTCTTCGACCCCAACGTCTTCGCGGTCGCGACCGGCATCGAGGAGCACGACGGCTACGGCGTCGCCTTCATCGAGGCGGTGCGCTTCATCCGCACCGAGTTGCCCCACGCCCACGTGTCCGGCGGCGTGTCGAACCTCAGCTTCTCGTTCCGCGGCAACGAGCCCGTGCGCGAGGCCATGCACGCCGTGTTCCTGTACCACGCCGTGCAGGCCGGCATGGACATGGGCATCGTCAATGCGGGCCAGCTCGCCGTCTACGCGTCGATCGACCCCGAGCTGCGCGAGGCCTGCGAGGACGTGGTGCTGAACCGCCGCGCCGAGGGCACCGAGCGGCTGCTCGCCGTGGCGGAGCGCTTCCGCGGCGCCAAGGGCCAGGAGGCCAAGGCACAGGACCTGACGTGGCGCGAGCGGCCCGTGGCCGAGCGGCTGTCCCACGCGCTCGTCAACGGCATCACGGAATATGTCGAGGCCGACGTCGAGGAGGCGCGGCTCGCCGCCGAGCGGCCCCTCCACGTCATCGAGGGGCCCCTGATGGACGGCATGAACACGGTCGGCGACCTGTTCGGCGCCGGCAAGATGTTCCTGCCGCAGGTGGTCAAGTCCGCCCGCGTGATGAAGCAGGCCGTGGCGCACCTCCTGCCCCACATGGAGGCCGAGAAGGCGGCCGGCGGCGGGACCGAGCGCGCTTCCGCGGGCCGCATCCTCATGGCCACCGTGAAGGGCGACGTCCACGACATCGGCAAGAACATCGTCGGCGTCGTGCTGGCCTGCAACAACTACGAGGTCATCGACATCGGCGTGATGGTGCCGGCCGCGAAGATCCTTGAGGTCGCGCGCGAGAAGCAGGTCGACGTCATCGGCCTGTCGGGCCTCATCACGCCCTCGCTCGACGAGATGGTGCACGTCGCCTCCGAGATGGAGCGCCAGAAATTCCGCGTGCCGCTTCTGATCGGCGGCGCCACGACGAGCCGCGTCCACACGGCCGTGAAAGTCGCGCCGCGCTACACCTCGGGCCAGGCCGTCTACGTGACGGACGCGAGCCGCGCTGTCGGCGTCGTGTCGAGCCTGCTGTCGCCCGACAACCGCGACGCCTTCGTGGAGCGCACCCGTGACGAATACCGCCGCGTCGCCGCCGCCCACGCGAAGAGCGAGGCCGACAAGCAGCGCCTACCGCTCGCCAAGGCGCGCGCGAACCGGCTCGCGATCGACTGGAGCGGCTACGAGGCGCCGGTGCCGTCCTTCCTCGGCACGCGCACCTTCGAGACCTACGACCTCGCCGACCTCGCGCGCTTCATCGACTGGACGCCCTTCTTCTCCACCTGGGAGCTGAAGGGCCGCTACCCCGCCATCCTCGACCACGAGACGCAGGGGCCCGCGGCGCGCGCGCTGTTCGACGACGCGCAGGCCATGCTGGCGAAGATCGTCGCGGAGGGCTGGTTCAGGCCCAAGGCCGTGGTGGGCTTCTGGCCCGCGGAAGCGGTCGGCGACGACATCCGCGTCTTCACCGACGAGGCGCGCGACGAGGAGGCGGCGACCTTCTACACGCTGCGCCAGCAGCTCTCGAAGGGCGGCGGGCGCGCGAGCCTCGCCCTCGCCGACTTCGTGGCGCCGCGCGAGTCCGGGGTCGGCGACTACGTCGGCGGCTTCGTGGTCACGGCCGGCATGGAGGAGGAAGTGCTCTCCGAGCGCTTCACCCGCGCCAACGACGACTATTCCTCCATCATGGTCAAGGCGCTGGCCGACCGCTTCGCCGAGGCCTTCGCCGAGGCCATGCACCAGCGCGTGCGCAAGGAGCTGTGGGGCTACGCCCGCGCCGAGCAGTTCGAGCCAGACGAGCTGATCGGCGAGCCCTACCGCGGCATCCGCCCGGCGCCGGGCTACCCGTCCCAGCCCGACCACACCGAGAAGGCGACGCTGTTCCGCCTGCTCGACGCCGAGGCCAAGGCGGGCGTGCGCCTGACGGAAAGCTTCGCCATGTGGCCGGGCTCCTCCGTGTCGGGCCTCTACCTGGCGCATCCCGAGGCCCACTACTTCGGCGTCGCCAAGGTCGAGCGCGACCAAGTCGAGGACTACGCGCTGCGCAAGAACATGCGGGTCGGCGAGGTCGAGCGCTGGCTCGGGCCGATCCTCAACTACGTGCCGGGCGGGGCCGAGCCCTTGCCGCAGGCGGCGGAGTAG